Proteins encoded together in one Chryseobacterium sp. G0201 window:
- a CDS encoding DNA translocase FtsK, whose protein sequence is MDKKTQKQQPESPDKGRTLSKPRIFIGLTFILFSVVLVFSFISYLMNWKSDQSQAGTMLDKSIKSSNIFGKLGDWLGNLFIFESIGVASFIIAFLVMVTGTMILKKKMFKPWMTFGHSLFFICWLPVLFGAITKGQGVLSGVYGYQIMDSLNAIIGSVGLWTVLVASIALYFILEFNLRPSSVKAKLDKINENTIGKVKSMMPNSEENFEADEELEEEISETPSHVSVTDTTQKIKVEEPVSVPKGFPEVPVSTNLETITTPNHTSFEEDKNDFSQSSVSLNLNTKPAVPVSTPEDAFDINPPKPVVKEDIKFNVEVAPVIDILDESDRKSKDLVDKHGLYDHKLDLANFQMPTVDLLKDYGNEEISINKEELEENKNKIVGLLKNFNVGISEIKATIGPTVTLYEIVPEAGIRVSAIKKLQDDIALNLSALGIRIIAPMPGKGTIGIEVPRKNPTMVSMRSVIGSHKFQNTDMDLPVVFGKTISNEIFMADLSKMPHLLMAGATGQGKSVGINAILTSLLYKKHPSELKFVMVDPKKVELSLYSKIERHYLAKLPDSEDAIITDTNKVINTLNSLCVEMDQRYDLLKNAFCKNLKEYNKKFTERKLNPENGHRYLPYIVLVVDEFADLIMTAGKEVELPIARLAQLARAVGIHLIVATQRPSVNVITGMIKANFPARAAFRVISSVDSRTILDSPGADQLIGKGDMLYFNGNEILRLQCAFIDTPEVERVAEFIGEQKGYASAFILPEYVSEEATSNVGAFDPNEKDALFEDAARIIVSTQQGSTSMLQRQLKLGYNRAGRIMDQLEASGIVGGFNGAKAREVIISDLHSLEQFLEDLRR, encoded by the coding sequence ATGGACAAAAAGACACAAAAACAACAGCCGGAATCGCCTGACAAAGGCAGAACTTTATCCAAGCCACGTATATTTATAGGGCTTACTTTCATCCTTTTTTCTGTGGTGCTTGTTTTCTCGTTCATTTCTTATTTAATGAATTGGAAATCAGATCAAAGCCAGGCAGGAACAATGCTCGATAAGAGTATAAAATCTTCAAATATTTTTGGAAAACTGGGTGACTGGCTCGGTAATCTCTTCATTTTTGAAAGCATAGGAGTTGCCTCATTTATTATAGCATTCCTTGTTATGGTGACAGGAACGATGATCCTTAAAAAGAAGATGTTTAAGCCTTGGATGACCTTTGGTCACTCTTTATTTTTTATCTGCTGGCTTCCCGTTTTATTTGGAGCGATCACTAAAGGACAAGGAGTTTTAAGTGGAGTTTACGGTTACCAGATCATGGATTCTTTGAATGCCATCATTGGAAGTGTTGGTCTTTGGACTGTTTTAGTAGCCAGTATTGCACTGTATTTTATTTTAGAATTTAATCTTCGTCCAAGTTCTGTGAAAGCAAAATTGGATAAGATCAATGAAAATACGATCGGAAAGGTAAAATCTATGATGCCAAATTCTGAGGAAAACTTTGAAGCCGATGAAGAGTTGGAAGAAGAGATCTCGGAAACGCCATCTCATGTTTCTGTGACAGATACAACGCAGAAAATAAAAGTTGAAGAACCTGTAAGTGTTCCAAAAGGATTCCCTGAGGTTCCTGTTTCAACAAATTTAGAAACGATCACAACTCCAAATCACACTTCATTTGAAGAAGATAAAAATGATTTTTCACAATCATCTGTCAGTTTAAATCTTAATACAAAACCTGCTGTTCCGGTTTCAACTCCGGAAGATGCATTTGACATTAACCCTCCAAAACCTGTCGTTAAAGAAGATATTAAATTCAACGTAGAAGTTGCTCCGGTTATTGATATTTTGGATGAATCTGACAGAAAATCTAAAGATCTCGTTGATAAGCACGGACTTTATGATCATAAATTAGACTTGGCTAATTTCCAAATGCCGACAGTAGATCTGTTGAAAGACTATGGTAACGAGGAAATTTCTATTAATAAAGAAGAATTAGAAGAAAATAAAAATAAGATCGTTGGCCTTTTAAAGAATTTCAACGTTGGAATTTCTGAAATTAAAGCAACGATCGGACCAACCGTTACATTATACGAAATTGTACCGGAAGCAGGAATCAGAGTTTCTGCAATTAAAAAGTTACAAGATGACATTGCTTTGAATCTTTCAGCATTAGGAATCAGAATTATTGCACCAATGCCAGGAAAAGGAACGATCGGAATTGAAGTTCCAAGAAAAAATCCTACGATGGTTTCTATGCGTTCTGTAATCGGATCTCATAAATTCCAAAATACGGATATGGATCTTCCTGTTGTTTTCGGAAAGACTATTTCTAACGAAATTTTCATGGCCGACCTTTCAAAAATGCCTCACTTATTGATGGCGGGTGCTACTGGTCAGGGTAAATCGGTTGGGATCAATGCGATCCTTACTTCCCTACTCTACAAGAAACATCCGAGTGAATTGAAATTCGTAATGGTTGATCCTAAAAAAGTGGAACTTTCTTTATATTCAAAAATTGAGAGACATTATTTAGCAAAACTTCCGGATTCTGAAGATGCCATTATTACAGATACCAATAAAGTAATCAATACACTGAACTCTCTTTGTGTAGAGATGGATCAACGATATGATTTGCTTAAAAATGCTTTCTGTAAAAACTTAAAGGAATACAATAAAAAATTCACGGAAAGAAAATTAAACCCTGAAAACGGTCACCGTTATTTACCTTACATCGTTTTAGTTGTGGATGAGTTTGCAGATCTAATTATGACTGCCGGAAAAGAAGTTGAATTACCAATTGCAAGATTAGCACAGTTAGCAAGAGCAGTAGGAATCCATTTAATTGTTGCAACACAAAGACCTTCTGTAAACGTAATTACAGGTATGATTAAGGCTAACTTCCCTGCTAGAGCGGCGTTTAGAGTAATTTCAAGTGTGGATTCAAGAACGATTTTGGATTCTCCGGGAGCAGATCAGTTGATTGGTAAAGGTGATATGCTTTATTTTAACGGAAATGAAATTTTAAGACTTCAATGTGCTTTCATAGATACTCCGGAAGTGGAAAGGGTTGCAGAATTTATTGGTGAACAAAAAGGATATGCTTCTGCATTTATCCTTCCGGAATATGTTTCTGAGGAAGCTACAAGCAATGTCGGTGCTTTTGACCCGAATGAAAAAGATGCTTTGTTTGAAGATGCAGCTAGAATTATTGTTTCAACTCAACAGGGCTCTACATCAATGCTTCAGAGACAGTTGAAATTAGGGTACAACAGAGCAGGAAGAATCATGGATCAGTTGGAAGCAAGCGGTATTGTAGGAGGTTTCAATGGAGCAAAAGCTAGAGAAGTGATTATCAGTGATCTTCATTCTTTGGAACAGTTTTTGGAAGATTTACGTAGATAA
- a CDS encoding cysteine hydrolase family protein, translating to MKNLFKIAMTICLVFVSLIKINAQKKRNMENTALLIIDVQNDYFKGGNMELIGYEAAGKNTKQVLEYFRAKNLPVIHIKHIATQEGATFFLPNTSGAEINSVVAPKEGEKIITKNYPNSFRETELLSYLQSKGIKNLVITGMMTDVCVDATVRAAMDLGFSNTVIGDAVATRDRELYGKTVTASDINRSYLAGMTALGNLYAKVVTTKEFLK from the coding sequence ATGAAAAATTTATTTAAAATCGCAATGACCATCTGTTTGGTCTTCGTTTCATTAATAAAAATTAACGCTCAAAAAAAAAGAAACATGGAAAATACAGCATTATTAATCATTGATGTTCAAAATGACTATTTCAAAGGAGGAAATATGGAATTGATAGGATACGAAGCGGCAGGTAAAAATACAAAACAGGTTTTAGAGTATTTCAGAGCCAAAAATTTACCGGTTATTCATATCAAACATATTGCTACACAGGAAGGCGCAACATTCTTTTTACCTAATACTTCAGGTGCTGAGATTAATTCGGTAGTTGCTCCGAAAGAAGGTGAAAAAATTATTACAAAGAATTACCCAAACAGCTTCAGAGAAACAGAATTGTTATCTTATCTGCAGTCTAAAGGAATTAAAAATCTTGTTATCACAGGAATGATGACGGATGTTTGTGTAGACGCGACAGTAAGAGCAGCAATGGATCTTGGATTCAGCAACACGGTTATCGGAGACGCTGTAGCAACAAGAGACAGAGAATTGTACGGAAAAACTGTGACGGCTTCCGATATCAACAGATCTTATCTTGCAGGAATGACAGCTTTAGGAAATTTATACGCTAAAGTTGTAACAACAAAGGAATTTTTGAAGTAG
- a CDS encoding Crp/Fnr family transcriptional regulator, producing MFQILKNNISRYIDLSDEEFQRFSEPFELKKFNRKETALREGDYCLFEGFVLNGCFKVYFLTEDGFEQTLYFAVENWWITDIDSLINNVPSTLNIEALEESEVLMISKKDKEKLYETMPQVEKLFRIMNQNSSVALQRRILSLMNKTADKRYLEFLEKYPGLEQKITQQQVASYLGISHEFLSKIRKKTTLGNR from the coding sequence ATGTTTCAGATCTTAAAAAACAATATCAGCAGATACATTGATCTTTCTGATGAAGAATTTCAACGTTTTTCAGAACCATTTGAACTTAAAAAATTCAACAGGAAAGAAACTGCATTGAGAGAAGGAGATTATTGTCTTTTTGAAGGATTTGTTCTGAATGGATGTTTTAAAGTGTATTTTTTGACAGAAGACGGATTCGAACAGACGTTATATTTTGCAGTAGAAAATTGGTGGATTACAGATATTGACAGTTTGATCAACAATGTTCCAAGTACGTTAAATATTGAAGCTTTGGAAGAAAGCGAAGTTTTAATGATCTCGAAAAAAGACAAAGAAAAGTTATATGAAACAATGCCACAAGTTGAAAAGCTATTTCGTATTATGAATCAGAATTCTTCTGTTGCGTTACAAAGACGGATTCTTTCTTTGATGAACAAAACCGCAGACAAACGCTATCTTGAATTTCTGGAAAAATATCCTGGCCTGGAACAAAAAATAACCCAACAGCAAGTTGCTTCTTATCTGGGAATTTCTCATGAATTTTTAAGTAAAATCAGAAAGAAAACGACATTAGGAAATAGATAA
- the ccsA gene encoding cytochrome c biogenesis protein CcsA → MKKLQDILISTRTMAVLLLVFAFSMAYATFLENDYGTPTAKALIYEAKWFELIMVLLILNFIGNIARYRLWKREKWPVMVFHLAFVFIFVGGAITRYISFEGTMHIREGETSNEIVTDKNFFKIQIEEKGDVLNYQDVPYLMSPLHKDFNATYDFHGKEIKVVTKDYVQRKKDSLLADPSGAEYLHLVSTGKTGRQNIFIKPGETKSINGTLVTFNRAIEGAVEFKSEGGKIFIKTPVDATYMTMATQATGNTTKDEFQPLALRSLYSINELKLVVPEGLKKGKLLSIEGDRKKDANIPDVLTVELQGPKTKQLVELSVERGNPNAYKQVTMDGLNIMVGFGPKVYNTPFALKLDDFVMETYPGSSSPSAYESHIKIIDEGKQTPYKIYMNHVLNHGGYRFFQSSFDPDRMGTVLSVNHDFWGTLISYIGYTLLFSGMFIIFFWKGTHFWKLNKMLKDVNKKRAAMVVLLFLSLGLNAQKIETHGTTDGSREHVHVEGDGHTHAVAPEMAQTQSAPQQNSLAAPLTKMKVITADEIIARNKISEEHADKFGYLLVQNFEGRIVPINTEALDILRKLYKKDAFRGTDGKSLTANQWFLSINTDTPSWTMVPIIYVGSKGGDELKNKTKANEDGYTSLMSLFPADANGNLTYILEDDYNRAFRKKPADQTNYDKEVISVNERVQIFNEFFSGQFMRIVPVKNDANHTWHSWLDQKFEPDMESQQVMGPYFAEALAAQKSGDWSKADAELAKLSEYQQKWGKAVVPSKSKVDLEVFMNKVNINFKLLIFYTIIGGLLLMLGFVELFKPNKLLNKIIKVIIVIGLFGYIFHFLGLVARWYISGHAPWSNGYEAIIFISWVGISAGLALYRNSNALIPAAGFMVAVIMMGFAHGGSALDPQITPLVPVLKSYWLIVHVAIIVSSYGFFALSMIIAVINLVFYIISSKETYKVHHDTTLKELVIVSEMSLTIGLFALTVGNFLGGIWANESWGRYWSWDPKETWAFISIMVYAFVLHMRLVPGLRSKWAFNVATMFAFCSMVMTYFGVNYYLSGLHSYAAGDPVPVPAWVYIGLASMIILSVVSYVKFKALNKK, encoded by the coding sequence ATGAAGAAGCTCCAAGATATTCTTATCTCAACCAGAACAATGGCTGTGTTGTTACTGGTATTCGCATTTTCGATGGCCTATGCCACGTTTTTAGAAAACGATTACGGAACTCCAACAGCAAAAGCATTAATTTATGAAGCAAAATGGTTCGAACTGATCATGGTTTTGCTTATTTTAAATTTCATCGGAAATATCGCAAGATACAGACTTTGGAAAAGAGAAAAATGGCCGGTTATGGTATTCCACCTTGCATTCGTGTTTATTTTCGTTGGGGGTGCCATTACCAGATACATCAGTTTTGAAGGTACAATGCACATCAGAGAAGGTGAAACTTCAAACGAAATTGTAACCGACAAAAATTTCTTTAAAATTCAGATTGAAGAAAAAGGTGATGTTCTTAATTATCAAGATGTTCCTTATCTTATGTCTCCTTTGCACAAAGATTTTAATGCGACTTACGACTTCCATGGAAAGGAAATTAAAGTTGTAACGAAAGATTACGTTCAAAGAAAAAAAGACAGCTTACTGGCTGATCCAAGCGGTGCAGAATATCTACATCTGGTATCTACAGGAAAAACAGGAAGACAAAATATCTTTATTAAACCTGGTGAAACGAAGTCTATTAATGGAACTTTAGTTACATTCAACAGAGCAATTGAAGGCGCAGTAGAATTTAAATCCGAAGGAGGGAAAATATTCATTAAAACTCCTGTTGATGCTACATATATGACGATGGCAACTCAGGCTACGGGAAATACAACGAAAGACGAATTCCAACCTTTAGCTTTGAGAAGTTTATATAGCATTAATGAGCTAAAACTAGTTGTTCCGGAAGGTCTTAAAAAAGGAAAATTACTATCTATTGAAGGCGATAGAAAGAAAGACGCTAATATTCCTGATGTTTTAACAGTGGAACTTCAAGGTCCAAAAACAAAACAATTGGTAGAGCTTTCTGTAGAAAGAGGAAATCCAAATGCTTACAAGCAAGTAACAATGGATGGTTTAAACATTATGGTCGGTTTCGGTCCTAAAGTTTATAACACTCCTTTTGCACTTAAATTAGATGATTTCGTAATGGAAACATATCCCGGAAGTTCATCTCCGAGTGCTTACGAAAGTCACATTAAGATTATTGACGAAGGAAAACAAACTCCGTATAAAATTTATATGAATCACGTTTTAAATCATGGAGGTTACCGTTTCTTCCAATCAAGTTTTGATCCGGACAGAATGGGTACCGTACTTTCTGTAAACCACGATTTCTGGGGAACTTTGATCTCTTATATAGGATACACACTATTATTTTCAGGAATGTTTATTATTTTCTTCTGGAAAGGAACTCACTTCTGGAAATTAAATAAAATGTTGAAAGACGTTAACAAGAAAAGAGCAGCAATGGTTGTGCTATTGTTCTTAAGTTTAGGCTTAAATGCTCAAAAAATTGAAACTCACGGAACGACGGACGGAAGCAGAGAACACGTTCACGTAGAAGGTGACGGTCATACGCATGCGGTGGCTCCGGAAATGGCTCAAACGCAATCTGCACCACAGCAAAACTCTTTGGCAGCTCCATTGACAAAGATGAAAGTGATTACTGCTGATGAAATTATCGCAAGAAATAAAATAAGCGAAGAGCATGCTGATAAATTCGGGTATCTTTTGGTTCAGAATTTTGAAGGTAGAATTGTTCCTATCAACACAGAAGCGCTTGATATTTTAAGAAAATTATACAAAAAAGACGCATTCAGAGGAACAGACGGAAAGTCGCTTACGGCTAACCAGTGGTTTTTGTCAATTAATACAGATACTCCGAGCTGGACAATGGTTCCTATCATTTATGTAGGCTCAAAAGGAGGTGATGAATTGAAGAATAAGACAAAGGCAAATGAAGACGGATATACTTCATTGATGAGTCTTTTCCCTGCTGATGCCAACGGAAATCTTACATATATTTTAGAGGATGATTACAATAGAGCTTTCCGTAAAAAACCGGCTGACCAGACGAATTATGATAAAGAAGTAATTTCTGTAAACGAAAGAGTTCAGATCTTCAACGAATTCTTTAGCGGTCAGTTTATGAGAATTGTTCCTGTGAAAAATGATGCAAATCACACTTGGCACTCTTGGTTAGACCAAAAATTCGAACCGGACATGGAATCTCAGCAAGTAATGGGACCTTATTTTGCAGAAGCATTGGCAGCTCAAAAATCAGGAGACTGGAGCAAAGCAGATGCTGAATTGGCAAAGCTTTCAGAATATCAGCAAAAATGGGGGAAAGCGGTTGTTCCTTCAAAATCTAAAGTTGATTTAGAGGTATTCATGAATAAAGTGAATATCAACTTCAAATTATTAATTTTCTATACAATAATTGGAGGATTGCTATTGATGTTAGGTTTTGTTGAATTATTCAAGCCTAATAAGCTTTTAAACAAAATCATTAAAGTAATTATTGTCATTGGTTTATTCGGATATATTTTCCACTTCTTAGGATTGGTTGCAAGATGGTATATTTCAGGTCACGCACCTTGGAGTAACGGCTATGAAGCGATTATCTTTATTTCCTGGGTTGGAATCTCGGCTGGTTTAGCTTTATATAGAAACTCAAATGCATTAATTCCTGCAGCAGGATTTATGGTGGCAGTAATTATGATGGGATTTGCTCACGGAGGTTCAGCTCTTGACCCGCAGATTACGCCATTGGTGCCTGTATTGAAATCATACTGGTTGATCGTTCACGTTGCGATTATTGTTTCAAGTTATGGTTTCTTTGCCCTTTCAATGATTATTGCGGTAATCAATTTAGTATTTTATATTATTTCTAGTAAAGAAACATACAAAGTTCACCACGATACAACATTAAAAGAATTAGTGATCGTATCTGAAATGTCTCTTACCATCGGTTTATTTGCATTAACAGTAGGTAACTTCTTAGGAGGGATCTGGGCGAATGAATCTTGGGGTAGATACTGGAGCTGGGACCCGAAAGAAACTTGGGCTTTCATTTCCATCATGGTATATGCTTTTGTTTTACACATGAGATTAGTTCCTGGATTAAGAAGCAAATGGGCATTCAATGTAGCAACAATGTTTGCATTCTGTTCAATGGTAATGACGTATTTTGGAGTAAATTATTACTTAAGCGGACTTCACTCTTACGCAGCAGGAGATCCTGTTCCGGTTCCGGCTTGGGTATACATCGGACTTGCATCGATGATTATTTTATCTGTAGTTTCTTATGTTAAGTTTAAAGCTTTAAATAAAAAGTAA
- a CDS encoding aldehyde dehydrogenase family protein has translation MSKKVKDFGIEKTLKNLGIKDENKGTSIGGKYFASGKTIESYSPADGRLIGKIKTSGESDYDKVIESAQKAFLEFRMIPAPRRGELVRQLGLKLREYKDDLGKLVSYEMGKSLQEGLGEVQEMIDICDFAVGLSRQLHGYTMHSERPGHRMYEQYHPLGIVGIITAFNFPVAVWAWNTALSWICGNVTIWKPSEKTPFCAVACQNIMAEVLKENNISEGVSSLLVSDHEIGQKLVEDKRVSLVSFTGSTRVGRMVSSKVAERFGKSILELGGNNAIIISKDADIDMSIIGAVFGAVGTAGQRCTSTRRLIIHEDVYDEVKKRLVKAYGQLKIGNPLDENNHVGPLIDVDAVNQYEESIKKCKKEGGKFIVEGGVLEGKDYESGCYVKPCIAEVKNSFEIVQHETFAPILYLIKYKTLDEAIAIQNDVPQGLSSAIMTQNLREAELFLSHAGSDCGIANVNIGTSGAEIGGAFGGEKETGGGRESGSDVWKYYMRRQTNTINYTAELPLAQGIKFDL, from the coding sequence ATGTCTAAAAAAGTCAAAGATTTCGGGATCGAAAAAACACTCAAAAATCTAGGTATTAAAGATGAAAATAAAGGAACTTCCATAGGTGGAAAATACTTTGCTTCAGGCAAAACGATTGAAAGCTATTCTCCTGCTGATGGAAGATTGATTGGTAAGATAAAAACTTCCGGAGAAAGCGATTATGATAAGGTAATAGAATCTGCCCAAAAAGCATTTTTGGAATTCAGAATGATTCCAGCTCCGAGAAGAGGAGAATTAGTAAGACAATTAGGGTTAAAACTAAGAGAATATAAAGATGATCTGGGTAAACTTGTTTCTTATGAAATGGGTAAATCTTTGCAGGAAGGTTTAGGTGAAGTTCAGGAAATGATCGATATCTGCGATTTTGCAGTTGGTTTATCAAGACAGCTTCACGGCTACACGATGCATTCTGAAAGACCGGGTCACAGAATGTACGAGCAGTATCATCCGCTTGGAATTGTTGGGATCATCACCGCTTTCAACTTTCCGGTAGCAGTTTGGGCTTGGAACACAGCTTTATCTTGGATATGCGGTAACGTTACGATCTGGAAGCCATCAGAAAAAACGCCTTTCTGTGCTGTAGCTTGTCAAAATATTATGGCTGAAGTTCTTAAAGAGAACAATATCTCAGAAGGAGTTTCAAGTTTATTGGTTTCTGATCATGAGATCGGACAAAAATTAGTTGAAGATAAAAGAGTTTCTCTGGTTTCTTTCACAGGTTCTACAAGAGTCGGAAGAATGGTTTCTTCTAAAGTGGCAGAAAGATTCGGGAAATCTATCCTTGAATTAGGCGGAAATAACGCCATTATTATATCTAAAGACGCAGATATCGACATGTCGATCATCGGAGCTGTTTTTGGAGCTGTAGGAACGGCTGGTCAGAGATGTACAAGTACAAGAAGACTAATCATTCATGAAGATGTGTATGACGAAGTAAAGAAAAGATTGGTTAAAGCTTACGGTCAGTTGAAAATCGGAAATCCATTAGATGAAAATAATCACGTTGGACCGCTTATCGATGTTGATGCTGTAAATCAATATGAAGAATCAATCAAAAAATGTAAAAAAGAAGGCGGAAAATTCATCGTTGAAGGTGGAGTTTTGGAAGGAAAAGATTACGAATCCGGATGTTACGTAAAACCATGTATCGCTGAAGTGAAGAATTCTTTCGAAATCGTTCAACACGAAACTTTTGCACCGATTTTATATTTAATTAAGTATAAAACATTGGATGAAGCGATCGCTATTCAGAATGATGTTCCTCAAGGTTTATCTTCTGCGATCATGACTCAAAACTTAAGAGAAGCAGAATTATTCCTTTCTCATGCAGGTTCAGACTGTGGAATTGCCAACGTAAATATCGGAACTTCCGGTGCTGAAATCGGTGGTGCTTTCGGTGGTGAAAAAGAAACTGGAGGTGGTAGAGAATCCGGTTCAGATGTTTGGAAATACTACATGAGAAGACAAACCAATACTATAAATTACACAGCCGAACTTCCTTTAGCACAAGGAATTAAGTTCGATTTGTAA
- the lat gene encoding L-lysine 6-transaminase — protein MEHTIDIQANKVKETVGKHVLADGFDFVMDIERSHGSWLYDKLSDREYLDMFSMFASASIGYNHPYLLERSAWLGKMAINKPTLADVYSEEYAHFLEVFERVVIPEELQYAFFIEGGTLGVENAMKACFDWKTRKNFEKGLQTEAGICIHFKQAFHGRSGYALSLTNTSDPRKYQYFPMFDWPRILNPKLTFPITEENLEETIKNERLALLNIEEAILMNPDKVACIIIEPIQAEGGDNHFRDEFLLGLRKICDQNEILLIYDEVQTGIAMTGKMWAFQHFTAKPDIISFGKKAQVCGVLANKEKFDQVPNNVFRESSRINSTFGGNFIDMLRFQLVMEVIEKENLVENARIVGDYLLDGLKNLAQKYPSKISNARGRGLMCAIDLPSSEERNHLINELFNDGLIILSCGGQSVRFRPHLNVTKEEIQLALDKIENNINKI, from the coding sequence ATGGAACACACAATAGATATACAGGCAAATAAAGTAAAAGAAACAGTAGGAAAGCACGTTTTGGCAGACGGTTTTGATTTCGTGATGGATATCGAAAGATCTCACGGATCATGGCTGTATGACAAGCTTTCAGACAGAGAATATTTAGATATGTTTTCGATGTTTGCATCAGCTTCCATCGGTTATAATCACCCTTACCTTCTTGAAAGATCGGCTTGGTTGGGGAAAATGGCTATTAACAAACCCACTTTGGCAGACGTTTATTCTGAGGAATATGCTCACTTTTTAGAAGTTTTCGAAAGAGTGGTTATTCCTGAAGAATTACAGTATGCTTTCTTTATTGAAGGCGGAACTTTAGGTGTAGAAAATGCGATGAAAGCATGTTTCGACTGGAAAACCCGTAAGAATTTTGAAAAAGGACTTCAAACAGAAGCCGGAATTTGTATCCATTTCAAGCAGGCATTTCACGGACGAAGTGGTTATGCGTTAAGCTTAACCAATACTTCTGACCCAAGAAAATATCAATATTTCCCGATGTTTGACTGGCCAAGAATTCTTAATCCGAAACTAACTTTCCCGATTACTGAAGAGAACTTAGAAGAAACGATCAAGAACGAAAGATTGGCTTTATTAAATATCGAGGAAGCAATTTTAATGAATCCTGATAAAGTAGCGTGCATCATCATTGAACCGATTCAGGCTGAAGGTGGTGACAACCATTTTAGAGATGAGTTTTTATTAGGTTTAAGAAAAATATGTGATCAGAATGAAATTCTTTTGATTTACGATGAAGTTCAAACCGGTATCGCAATGACAGGAAAAATGTGGGCTTTCCAACATTTTACTGCAAAGCCGGATATTATTTCTTTCGGGAAAAAAGCTCAGGTTTGTGGAGTTTTGGCGAATAAAGAAAAATTTGATCAGGTTCCGAATAACGTTTTCAGAGAAAGTTCAAGAATTAACTCCACTTTTGGAGGGAACTTTATCGACATGCTTCGTTTCCAATTGGTGATGGAAGTTATCGAAAAAGAAAACCTTGTTGAGAATGCCAGAATTGTGGGTGATTATTTATTGGACGGTTTGAAAAATCTAGCTCAAAAATATCCTTCAAAAATTTCAAATGCGAGAGGAAGAGGGTTGATGTGTGCGATAGATTTACCTTCGTCGGAAGAAAGAAATCATTTAATTAATGAACTTTTTAATGACGGCTTAATCATCTTATCGTGTGGAGGTCAGTCAGTTCGATTCAGACCTCACCTGAATGTGACTAAAGAGGAAATTCAATTAGCTTTAGATAAAATTGAAAATAATATTAATAAAATTTAA
- a CDS encoding DUF2007 domain-containing protein: protein MERSTRVSVFESDKPSEIQLIKSKLDDAQITNAVENSYLTFTTTPTATSLKIMVDLEQESKAFEIIDAYLQQSENQ, encoded by the coding sequence ATGGAAAGAAGTACGAGAGTATCCGTTTTTGAAAGTGATAAACCTTCAGAAATACAGTTAATCAAATCTAAATTGGATGATGCACAGATTACAAATGCAGTTGAAAACAGTTATCTGACTTTTACAACGACGCCAACGGCAACATCGTTAAAAATTATGGTAGATTTGGAACAAGAAAGTAAAGCATTTGAGATTATCGATGCTTACCTTCAACAAAGTGAAAACCAATAA
- a CDS encoding SemiSWEET family sugar transporter, with amino-acid sequence MTEQIIGYSGALISSISFLPQVIKLWKTKSGDDLSMVTLFFLTLNAILWVIYGLMKDAKPLWITNILMLSMLIVMIFLKIVYRKNTPVSKK; translated from the coding sequence ATGACAGAACAAATAATTGGTTACTCAGGAGCATTAATATCATCAATATCATTTTTACCGCAAGTCATAAAATTGTGGAAGACAAAATCTGGGGATGATCTATCGATGGTTACCTTATTTTTCCTTACATTAAATGCGATACTTTGGGTTATTTATGGATTGATGAAGGATGCAAAACCACTTTGGATCACCAATATTTTGATGCTAAGTATGTTGATCGTAATGATTTTTCTTAAAATTGTATATAGAAAAAATACACCTGTTTCTAAAAAATAA